The nucleotide sequence ATCATTAATAAATCGGAGCGCGAAATGACCACCAAAGTGATGCAAGGGACCGAGAAAAAATCAACTTTGCACAAAACAGTTACCATCGCTCCGAAAGGAAAAGAGCTAATTTATTTCAGCGAAACCGGTCGCTATTTCACAAAGACCATGGCGGTGCTGCTTTCCAAAGACACACTGACACTCAACGACACACTGTACAGCAAGGGAACTCCGTTTGAAGTAATTGCCGACAGCAAGCGTGGCTACAGCAATATCACCATGAAGTTCATCGTAAAAGAATCGAAGAAGCCAATCCTTGACGGAAGTTTCCCGATCACGCGAAAAGAATACGATGAGAATTGAATTTTTCCCGATTTTGTTTTTCCCATTCAAATATATGAAATCGGAATTACATTATTGAAAATTACCCAATCGCCATTTTCAGGCAAAGCAATCGGTTTCGGTCTGAGAATGTTTGGCAAATCCGACACAGGGAATGCCAGGAGCTATTTGTGCGAATAAAAAAATGAGAGTGGTCGCTCGCTGTTCACTCGCTCTCACTCTCACTCTGTTTTTGCTCCCCCCGCTGGACTTGAACCAGCGACCCTCTGATTAACAGTCAGATGCTCTAACCAACTGAGCTAGGGAGGAATGTTTTCCCAATAATTTGGGAGTGCAAAAATAATAAATTATTTTATCAGTGGCGATTTTTTTCCGAAATTTGCAAAAATATTTTTAGACGATGAAAATTATTGGTATTGGAAACGCCCTCACCGACCTGATGACTCAGATCGAAAATGATGAAGTTCTGAGCAATCTCAATCTCCCGAAAGGAAGCATGCAACTGGTCGATTCGGCTATGTCGCAGCGGGCATCCGATGCCACACGCCATTTCAAACGCTCCCTGGCCAGCGGCGGATCGGCTGCCAACACCATTCACGGACTGGCCCGTTTGGGCCTTGAAACCGGATTTATTGGCAAGGTTGGTAAAGATGACCTGGGCGCGTTCTTCGAAAAAGACATGATCAGCAGCGGCATCAGGACTCACCTGATCCATTCCGGCACACCCAGCGGGCTGGCGCTGGCTCTTGTTTCGCCTGATGGAGAACGCACATTCGCCACTTATCTTGGCGCCGCCTGCGAACTCGAAGACGCCGATATCGACGTCGAAGTGCTGAAAGAATACGACATTTTGCACATTGAAGGCTATCTGCTTCAAAATTATAAGCTTATCTCCCACTCCCTAAAAACCGCCAAAGAACTCGGGCTGCGGGTTTCGCTTGATCTGGCCAGCTATAATGTGGTTGAGCAGCACCGCGATTTTCTGAATGAAATGATCGACCTCTATGCCGACATCATTTTTGCCAACGAAGAAGAAAGCAAGGCGCTGACCGGGCTCGAGCCCGAAGAATCGGCAGCGTTTCTGAGCAAGCGGGTTGATATTGCAGCCGTCAAAACCGGCCCGGGTGGCTCTTTTGTTGCCATGAATGGTGAATTAATCAAAGTGCCGACACAAAAAATCACTCCTGTTGACACTACCGGTGCCGGTGATTTGTATGCCGCCGGATTTCTGTATGCTTTGTCGAAAGGGAAAAACGCCTATGAGTGCGGCAGAACCGGCTCTATGATTGCCTCAGAGGTCATCACGCACATCGGCGCGAAAATTCCTGCCGAAAAATGGGAAACCATCGTGCAACTATCAAAGTAGCCTTTTTGTCTATTGTTTTAAAAAAAATGTGTCCTTATTTTTAAAAAAAAGGGCTTGTTAAACTTTTTTTTCGCACATTTGTCTAACGATAGTCAAAAATAATACTGATGAATAAAATCATTTTCCCCATTTTGTGCTTGTTTCTGGTAATTCCGACGCATGCACAGACTTCAGTTCAGGCCGATGTCAGATTAATTGATTCCTTTGGCGAAGCCAGAGTGCAGACAATGACAAATCAGACTCCCGATTCAATCCTGTATTACAACTTCTTCCTGAATTATTCCTTCGAAATCTGGAAAGCTGAAGATGTAATGAAGTACATAAAACCCGCAAATGCCGGTTCAGTCGTTTTATTGGAGGACAATCTTGCAGCCCTCAGCAGTCGTGAAGATTTCAACATCCTTCACACAGGTCTTAAATGGAGTAAGGATCAGACTCAATGGTTCAAAATTGAAAATGCAAATTACTATATTAAGTTGCATTCGCTCAGTTATATTGAGAGAAAATTTAAAGCCGATAAATAGGAGATGATATCATGAAAATATTTGTTATTGCTGTTTCATTCGTTTTTTTCAGCTTGTCCGCTATAGGTCAAACCATTGTCAATTTGGATGCATCAACGCATAACTCTACTCAGACCGGTTGTGCCTACTGGTTCTACGATGATGGCACCTCCTCGGGAAATTACACCAACAGTCAGGATCGCTGGATTACCTTTGCCAGTAGCGATGCTGTCAATACCCACATGAAAGCCAGTTTCGCTTCATTTGATATTGATCCAAGTGATACACTGTTTATCTACGACGGTCCTACAACCGCATCACCACTGATTGGTGCTTACAATGACAACAATCCTTTATCTGGTTCTGTCACAATGGTGCAAGCTTCCATTGCCAATGTTTCGGGCGATCTTACCTTCCGTTTTAAAACCAACGGAACCACGGTTGCAGCAGGATGGGACTGCTCTGTAGGTTGTATTCCGCAATGCCAGGATGTTCTGGCCGCAGTTGATACATTGCAGATGTTTCCGCTGCCCAACGACAGCAATTATGTTGATATCTGCTTTGGAGACATTGTCACATTTGCCGCAATGGGTGCCGGACCCGGGGTGTTCCCTGAAAACGACCTCCTGTACCATCAGGACTCATCAACAACGCTTTTCATCTGGGACTTTGGCGATGGAACCGTCGATACCGGCCGTGTGATTGACCATTTATACAATTCTGTCATGGGTTATGACGTATTTCTGAATGTCATCGATACCCGCGGATGTACAAATACCCAATTGCTTGCCCTGCGTGTCCGTGTTTCAGGCAATCCTATTATCGACATAAAACCATTGCCCGATATCTGTGCTGGTGAGAGCATTGATCTTGTTGTTGGAGAAAATGCCACATCAACCATTGTGGTAGCCCCAACCGGTTCGTTTCAGATTGCCACAGAGCTATACGACAGTACCACATTTATTCCCGACGGGCCATATTGTTCAACCAACTGTTACTACACTCCCGTTACATTCTCCACTTTTCCTCCCGGATCTACAATTACCAGCGCATCCGATATTGCATCGATCTGCATCAATATGGAGCACACTTTTACAGGAGACCTTGCATTCAGCATTATTTGCCCAAACGGAACAACGGTTCAGATGGACAGCTACGACCATAGTGGTGGCGCAGATCTTGGAATTTCAAACTCAACCACTTATGATGACTGCGACCCGGCTCAAAATCCTCCAGGAACCGGATGGACCTATTGCTGGTCCGAAGTATATCCCCAGCAGGGAACTTTGAATACACTTGATGCAGGCACATCACCAATTCCCGCTACTGACACCATAAACAATACCGGATATATCACCACCGAAACCCCGTTTTTAGCATTAGTCGGATGCCCACTCAACGGAACATGGAGCATTGAAATCTGCGATGAATGGGGTCTAGATAACGGATATGTTTTTTGGTGGTCTCTCACCCTCTTGAATCAAACCCAGAGCGGGGCCTGGTCTTATACCGTGCCCATTGATTCTGTTTCATGGGCAGGCCCTTACATTACAGCTACATCAGATTCAACGGCATTCATAGCTCCTATTGCTGCCGGCACATACACTTACACAGCAACAGTCTGGGATGTTTTTGGTTGCTCATATGACACAACGCTGAGTGTCGAAGTTCTTGCCAATCCCACTCCAGACCTCGGTCCAGACACCACAGCCTGTGAAGGCACCGCCATTTCTCTGAACGCGGGCACTGGAACCCAGTACTTCTGGTCAAACGGTGCCATAACTCAAACCATTAACCCCGATGTATCCGGTATTTATGCCATCACGGTAACAAACAGCAATGGTAATGTGGCCTGCTACGGATCCGATACTATTGAAGTAAACATGATTCCCTGGGCCAGTGTAAATCTGGGGCCAGACCTTTGTGAAACAGAATCAGCCACCCTCGATGCACAAAACCCGGGCTTCGATTATCATTGGTCCAATGGTTCTTCTGCTCAAACTATCGATGTCTCTTCAACAGGTACATATTCCGTTACTGTTTCTTATGGCGGCGCCTCAGAATGCAGCGATGTTGACACCATCAGTGTAAACATTATTCCAACACCCGTTGTGAATCTGGGACCTGATCAGGAAATGTGCAGGCACGAATTCAGAGACTATGATGTAAGCCAGACTTCGCCACAATATACATATCTATGGTCTACCGGAAGCTTATCCCCATACCTCCATGTTGAAGGACTTCCTGTAGGTTCGGTATCATACTCCGTCACGGTTTCGGGTTGCGATTCAAGATCTGATACTGTCCTTGTTGACGTTATTGCCTGCGATTTGACCATTCCGAATATCATCACTCCCAACGGTGATGGTTACAACGATGTTTTTGCAGTAGAAAATCTTCCATTCTATCCGAACAGTGTTCTTATGATTTTCAATCGCTGGGGAAAGAAAATATATGAAACTGCAAACTATCTGAATGACTGGGATGGGGAAAAATTTGCAGACGGGACTTATTTCATGGTCCTGAAAGTCAATTACGGCAATGAAGAATATGAAGATCACCATGGCACACTGACCATCATGAGAGATTAAATATCTCGATTCCATACAGCCGGCTTCTGCCGGCTTTTTTTATATCCTGATCTTAACTACTGCAAATCATTGTCAGGCGCACGACAGAATGTTGGGTACATTCGCTGACATTTTAGCGTCAGAAAACGCAGGTTGACCTCACGGCCATGCTGACCTGGAATCGTCAGCGGGAATAGTCTTGGTACCCAACGATTCCGTGTCCGCTCCTTATCACAAAAAAGACAGTCGGACGCCAAAATGTTGGGCGAATTCTACAGCATTCCGTCCTGCTTCATCTTTTCAATTAGAGCAGTAAATTCTTTCGGATGCATGGCGTCTTCAAGCTTATAATCGCCAATGCGGGTGCGGCACAACGAGCTCAGATACGCGCCTGAATTCAGGGCTTCACCAAAATCGCGGGCCAGCGACCGAATGTATGTACCTTTGCTGCAGGTGACTCTGAACTCTATTTCAGGAATAGCAATTCTTGTTATTTCGAATTCGGAAATAGTAATTGGTCTTGGCTTTATATCTACTGGTTTACCTTTGCGCGCATACTCGTAAGCTCTCTTTCCATCAACTTTTACGGCGCTATGCTCGGGCGGGAGTTGCATAATCTCACCGATAAAAGTCTTTGCTGCCTCGCGAATCATTTCTTCCGTAATGTGCCCGGTAGGATATGTCTGATCGACCTCTCTCTCCCGGTCATAGGAAGGCGTTGTTGCACCAATGGTAAACGAACCGGTATATTCTTTTTCCTGCGCCTGAATAATTTCCATATCGCGCGTTTTCTTGCCC is from Bacteroidetes bacterium GWF2_43_63 and encodes:
- a CDS encoding sugar kinase; this translates as MKIIGIGNALTDLMTQIENDEVLSNLNLPKGSMQLVDSAMSQRASDATRHFKRSLASGGSAANTIHGLARLGLETGFIGKVGKDDLGAFFEKDMISSGIRTHLIHSGTPSGLALALVSPDGERTFATYLGAACELEDADIDVEVLKEYDILHIEGYLLQNYKLISHSLKTAKELGLRVSLDLASYNVVEQHRDFLNEMIDLYADIIFANEEESKALTGLEPEESAAFLSKRVDIAAVKTGPGGSFVAMNGELIKVPTQKITPVDTTGAGDLYAAGFLYALSKGKNAYECGRTGSMIASEVITHIGAKIPAEKWETIVQLSK
- a CDS encoding tRNA pseudouridine(55) synthase TruB; the encoded protein is MFDFAAGEILLFDKPYTWTSFDVVNLIKNCLKKSLPEPVKVGHAGTLDPLATGMLVVLTGKKTRDMEIIQAQEKEYTGSFTIGATTPSYDREREVDQTYPTGHITEEMIREAAKTFIGEIMQLPPEHSAVKVDGKRAYEYARKGKPVDIKPRPITISEFEITRIAIPEIEFRVTCSKGTYIRSLARDFGEALNSGAYLSSLCRTRIGDYKLEDAMHPKEFTALIEKMKQDGML